AAGAAGTCGGAATTTTTAATTTTGAAGTACAATGACGCTTAACAGCAAAGGGCAATTCTTCGGGCGACATGCCTCTGCCGTCATCTGTAATTTCAATAAGATCTTTACCGCCTGCTTTGGTTTCTATCTCAATGGATGTTGCCCCTGCATCCAGTGCATTTTCAACTAATTCTTTCACCACGCCTGCAGGACGTTCAACAACTTCCCCTGCCGCAATAAGATTAACCAAATGATCCGGCAGACGATGAATGGTGGAGGCGGAAAGATTTTCCCCTAAATCCTGTTGCTCAGGCAGCATTTAAAACGCCTTAATGCTCTTCTGTCGGGGTTGGGCCCTCATTCATTGGACGTCCCAAAGCCTCATTGCGGCGCAAGCGATGATTCTCCTCATCTGCATTTACCACATTGCCTGTTTTAGGGCCTTTCCAGAACATTAAACTATTAATGAATCTCGGATCTTCCGAGGCGGCTAGTCCGCCTGAATCTGGCGTTGCCGCCGCCCTTTGTGTTGCGGAACTCAGCTCCGTCTGTCCAGGACTTGGCTCCCCGACGACGGGATGGATCGCCATTTCCGGCGAAAGTGTTTCCATTGCCTCAAGGCTGGCGCTTTTATCAACATCTGTCCCCTCGCCTTTTTCACCGCCCGGCAAAGCCATGCGTTCCGAAGGCGGCATCGAAAGCGGCGCTCTCGTTGTTACGGTATATTCATCAGGCAAAGAGCGTTTCAGGCCGAAAGCCCTTGCAGCCTCATCGCTGGAACAGCCAGACAAGACCAAGACCGTTCCCAGAAAAAAAACACTGCCGGCTAAATTTACTGCATGATAAGAAATTTTCATTTCGTGCCTCTTAGCCCTCTATCGAGGATTTTTTCCGATCATTTAGAAAAGAATAGATCATCCAAATCATAACGCCGCCGACAATCGCTGTATCTGCCAAGTTAAAAACATACCAAGAAACTTCCCCGATGTGAAAATATAAAAAATCCACAACGGTTCCGCCTCTGTCAAAACGATCCCACGCATTTCCAAGTGCCCCGCCGATAATCAAACCACAGCACAAAGCCACGACAGGCGATTTTGCACGCCAAAGGCAAAGTCCTAAAAAGACAGAAGCAAAGAGCGAGATCAGAATAAAAATCCACGGACCGAACTGATCCGTCACCCCCCCTAACATGCCAAAAGTGACGGCTTTATTTCGAACCAGAACCAAATCAAAGAAAGGCGTAATCTGCTTATCATGCACAAAGCCGCCAAGCTTTTCTAAAATAAGGCCTTTGCTCCATTGATCGATGATAAAAACAAGAACGATCAATCCAAAAGCCGCAAACTTTGAAAATGTCGCCTGTTGCCAAGAAAAACCATTGAGATATTCTTGGAACTTTTCTGAAAGAGAGCGATTTTCAGATGACATTAGACATTTTCCTCTAGGTAATTTTCAACGACATCTGCGCAACGTGGGCAAATATCTTTATATTTTTCATTCTGTCCAACTGTTTCAAGAACTTTCCAACAACGGGAACATTTCTCCCCCTCAGACTTTTGAGCCGTAGCGGAGGCATGATCTGCGGATTCAATTTCTAATTTTGAAACAATGCAAATATCCTGCCAATCTTCTTGGGAAAGAAGCGCTTGGTCTTCTGGTGGCAATTTCAAAATCACAGAAGCTTCTAAAGAGGAACGAATTTCTCCGGCACTTCTTAGATTTTCAAGCTCTGTCGTAACAAGGCTTCTGATTTCACGAATTTTATCCCAGTTGGCTTCAGTGCTTTCATCATCCCAGA
The sequence above is drawn from the Acetobacteraceae bacterium genome and encodes:
- the lspA gene encoding signal peptidase II, which codes for MSSENRSLSEKFQEYLNGFSWQQATFSKFAAFGLIVLVFIIDQWSKGLILEKLGGFVHDKQITPFFDLVLVRNKAVTFGMLGGVTDQFGPWIFILISLFASVFLGLCLWRAKSPVVALCCGLIIGGALGNAWDRFDRGGTVVDFLYFHIGEVSWYVFNLADTAIVGGVMIWMIYSFLNDRKKSSIEG
- a CDS encoding DUF3035 domain-containing protein, producing MKISYHAVNLAGSVFFLGTVLVLSGCSSDEAARAFGLKRSLPDEYTVTTRAPLSMPPSERMALPGGEKGEGTDVDKSASLEAMETLSPEMAIHPVVGEPSPGQTELSSATQRAAATPDSGGLAASEDPRFINSLMFWKGPKTGNVVNADEENHRLRRNEALGRPMNEGPTPTEEH